A stretch of DNA from Micromonospora sp. WMMD1155:
GGTGGCGATGGCGAAGACCAGCAGCCCGGCGACGAGCGCGCCGGCGATGCCGAACCAGACGTACCCGGCGAGCGTGCTGATGCCGAAGACGGAGATGGCGAGGACCACCCCGAACGACGCGCCGGCGCTGATACCGAGGATGCGCGGCTCGGCGAGGGGGTTGCGGGTGAGCGCCTGGAACAGCACGCCGGCGACGGCGAGCGCGAGCCCGACGGCGAGGCCGAGGGCGGTACGCGGCATCCGCAGCTCCCGGACGATGGTGCTGGCGTCTCCGCCGTCGGGTGCGACGAGGGCGTGCCAGACCTGGTCGACGCCGAGTTGCCGACTGCCGAACGCGAAACTGGCCAGCACGGTGAGCAGCAGGACCAGCGCTGCCCCGGCGGTGACGGCCACCCGACGCCCGGTACGAGTGCTGGCCCGACTCCGGGTCGGCCGGCTGGCGAGGGCGGTCACGAATCTCCTGCACGATCGGGCTTAGGTTCGCCTAACCTTAGCCGACCTGCGGAAAGGGACCTAACCGGTAGGCGTCGATGCCGCACCGGGGTCCACCGGCACGCTCGGCGAGGCGGACGCATAAGAGGGACATTCGAGTCATAGGGTGTGACCATGCGATTCGATCAGCACACGGTCGTGCTCCTGGCCCGACCGTCGGATCCACCGGAACTGCCGCAGGACGCGATCGATCGGATTCAGGACGCGCACCTGGCCCACCAGGCGGGGCTCGTCGAGCAGGGCCTGGTGCTCGCCGCCGGGCCGTTCCTGCACGGCGACGACGAGCACCTACGAGGCTTCGTCGTGCTGTCCATCGGGCCGGACGAGGCGCGCGCCCTCTACGCCGACGACCCGGCGGTGCGTGCCGGCCGCCTGGTCGCCCGGGTCACGACGTGGCTGCTTCCGGAGGGCAACCTGCGGTTCGAGAGCGTGCCGGTGCCCCGATCGATGATGGAGGCGGCCTCCGGCGACTGACGCCGCAGCGATCAGCCGGCCGTGCCGTTCCCGGCCGCCGTGCCCAGGTCCACCAGCGGGACCACCCGCAGATCGTCCACCGGGCCGACGATCACCCGCAGGGCCGGGAAGTGGTCCCGCAGGACCCGTACACACCTGTCACACGGCGCGGTGACCTCGCGGCCCCGGTCGGCGACCGTGACGATCGTCTCCAGCTCGGTGACGCCCTGCGTGGCGGCCGTGCCGATCACGACCAGCTCGGCGCAGACGTCTCCGGTCACGTGGTGGACGTTCACGCCCGTGAACACCCGCCCGTCGGCATCACGGGCGGCCGAGGCGACGGTGTGCCGTGGGCTGCGGCAGCGCAGCTTGGCGACCGCCGTGGCGGCCTGCACCAACGCACGGTCGGTGTCCCGCATGTCCATCCGGCTCCCCCAGGGCTCGACGTCGGCCGCCAACTCTAGGGCCCGCTCCTGGCCGTCCGGGGACGGGAGGTGACGGTCGGAGAGCCGGCAGCGCGGTAACCCAGGGGCGGTGCGCCGCCGGGCTGCCTATCCTTGGGCACGACATGCAGAATCCAATCGCCTCCGTCGCGACCGACCCGGTCCGCGAGCTGCACCGCCGCCTCACTCCTCTGATGTTCCGCGACCAGCGCCGGCTCCAGCGGCGCCTCGACGGTGCCCGGAAGCTGCGCGACCCGCAGCGCCGGGACGCGGCCCTCGCGGAGATCGCCGAGGAGGTGACCCGGGCCGAACAGCGACTCGCCACCCGGCGAGCGGCGGTGCCGGTGATCACGTACCCGGCGGGGTTGCCGGTCAGTGAGCGCAAGGACGACATCGCCGCCGCCATCCGCGATCACCAGGTGGTGATCGTGGCCGGTGAGACGGGCTCCGGCAAGACCACCCAGCTACCGAAGATCTGCCTGGAGCTGGGCCGCGGGGTGCACGGCCTGATCGGGCACACCCAACCCCGGCGGCTGGCCGCCCGGACGGTGGCCGAC
This window harbors:
- a CDS encoding YciI family protein; its protein translation is MRFDQHTVVLLARPSDPPELPQDAIDRIQDAHLAHQAGLVEQGLVLAAGPFLHGDDEHLRGFVVLSIGPDEARALYADDPAVRAGRLVARVTTWLLPEGNLRFESVPVPRSMMEAASGD
- a CDS encoding cytidine deaminase; the protein is MDMRDTDRALVQAATAVAKLRCRSPRHTVASAARDADGRVFTGVNVHHVTGDVCAELVVIGTAATQGVTELETIVTVADRGREVTAPCDRCVRVLRDHFPALRVIVGPVDDLRVVPLVDLGTAAGNGTAG